The Methanosarcina barkeri str. Wiesmoor DNA segment AAAAAGATGGATAATGTTGCGTCCACAGCTATTAATGAACTTAAATATCTTTCTGAAACTGCACTTGATAAGAATTTCTCAAACGCGATGTGGTCTTTTTCAAAAGCTGCACAGGAGATCGGAAAAGGAGCAGTACAGGCCGAGATGCTCGAACCTGCAAAACTTGCGATCGACACGCTTAAAATGATAGGGATGGGCGCAGTTGAGAAGAAAATGGAAGTTGTAACCCTCTGGACAACCATGTCACTTGAGGAAATGGCTTATCTTGCAAATAAGCAGCAACTTGAAGATTTAACTAAGGAAGCAAAAGAGGCTAGAGAAGAAATTATAGAATACTCCGAAGCCTCAGGGTTTGTTACAAAGGAACAGATTGACAAATACCCACAGCTTATCGCCCAAACCGTAAGTCAATTCTCAGAGCTTCGGAATCTACAGCCTGCAGGTTATGAGACCAAGCCTAATGAAGAATTCACAGAAGAGGAATTCTTTGAGGGAGAAGGGGAGGAACAAGATCCTGAAACTGAAGCTGCCAGAAAGGAAAAGTAACCTGATAACCAGAATAATGAGACTGGTAATTAAAAAATAATTTCTCCTGGAAAATTTCTGGCTGTTTGCACAGCTGGATGTCTTTTTTCATAATATCTCGGGCTGTTTATACAGCCGGCTGTCTTTTTTTATAATTTTTGGAAATTTCCAGAAAACTTTCTATTATTTTCAGCCCATTGGGAGTAAGCACGGATTCGGGATGGAACTGCAGGCCATAGATTGGATACTTTACATGTTCCACCGCCATAATGCTCCCGTCCTCAGCCCTGGCAGTAACTTTTATCCCGGGGGCAGGCTCCCCAATTTCAAGGGAGTGATAACGGCCTGCTTCAAATGGGCCTTGAAAGGCTGAAAACAATGCAGAGTCCTCATGAAGAATCTTCGAACTTTTTCCATGCACTGGACCGACCTTGCTTCTTCGGACAGCTCCGCCGAAAGCCACATTGATTGCCTGGTGTCCAAGGCAGACTCCAAGAAGGGGAATTTCCCTGCCCATTTCCCGGATTATTTCCAGGCAATTTCCTATATCCCTGGGGTCTGAAGGATTACCCGGACCCGGGGAAATAACCAGGGCATCAGGCTTTATCTTCCGGAGTTCCTCAAGAGAAACCGTATTGGGAAGTACCAGAGTATCTTTCTCAAAATAAGATATATAGTCTACAAGATTCCATACAAAGGAATCCTTGTTGTTTATGAAAACCACCTTCATCTGAAAACACCTCCTGAACTTATCATTTTTAGTTTATTTTCCTCTCGTATCTCCCCTTTAACTTCCCCTTTTCTGAAAAGCCCGGTTCCTGGATTTCTTTCCTGTAAAACATTCCTGCCTGAACTTCTTCTCATAAATTTCACC contains these protein-coding regions:
- a CDS encoding aminodeoxychorismate/anthranilate synthase component II, encoding MKVVFINNKDSFVWNLVDYISYFEKDTLVLPNTVSLEELRKIKPDALVISPGPGNPSDPRDIGNCLEIIREMGREIPLLGVCLGHQAINVAFGGAVRRSKVGPVHGKSSKILHEDSALFSAFQGPFEAGRYHSLEIGEPAPGIKVTARAEDGSIMAVEHVKYPIYGLQFHPESVLTPNGLKIIESFLEISKNYKKRQPAV